The Thalassotalea sp. HSM 43 genome window below encodes:
- a CDS encoding S41 family peptidase codes for MLDDLSALRDSIRATHYDPFAYTSEATFEARYQQLAQSIVKPNYSLLETVNLYQSLISTIKNGHSELDFPVQPYLQYAENGGTIFPLEIAFEHDKPLVRKNYSSDQSIEIGAQIKSINGVAFADILEQIYPLISAERRYFKNSKLELFSFPRYFWRAFGETKHYVVELESNGVITSHRFDAVDVFSGFESIREEIIGSNRYLKFFDDSAYLYIANFSGDEAEFKQFIDSSFAKIKQKNIANLIIDLRNNAGGNDSHSDYLVSYLADKPFKWHANFHLKTSKLLKQDTRKNRDLTNPYWQAIMAHEDGSRFEYVVDSYQPQSEQKRFTGQAYVLINRQSHSQAAVTAAQIQDYGWATLVGEETGDYPSLYASQFHYTLPKTGIFVKISKGFIVRVNGSSKQQGVIADIVIKDHLLDDNDEILDTLLKKISASK; via the coding sequence GTGCTCGACGATTTATCGGCACTGAGAGATTCCATCCGCGCAACGCATTATGACCCGTTTGCCTATACCTCGGAGGCAACCTTTGAGGCTCGATATCAACAATTAGCGCAATCCATAGTAAAGCCGAATTATAGCTTGCTAGAGACCGTCAATTTATATCAATCGTTGATTAGCACCATCAAAAATGGTCATTCCGAACTTGATTTTCCGGTGCAGCCTTACCTGCAGTATGCTGAAAACGGTGGCACTATTTTCCCTTTAGAAATCGCCTTTGAACATGATAAGCCTTTGGTGCGAAAAAATTACTCTAGCGATCAGAGCATCGAGATTGGTGCCCAAATCAAATCCATTAACGGCGTTGCATTTGCAGATATCCTAGAACAAATTTATCCGCTGATTTCGGCAGAACGACGTTACTTCAAAAATTCCAAACTAGAACTGTTTTCTTTTCCGCGTTATTTTTGGCGCGCATTTGGTGAAACGAAACATTATGTTGTCGAGTTAGAGAGCAACGGCGTCATAACAAGCCATCGCTTTGATGCCGTAGATGTATTTAGCGGCTTTGAATCAATAAGAGAAGAAATCATTGGTTCGAACAGGTATTTAAAATTTTTCGATGATAGCGCCTATCTTTATATTGCCAACTTTTCTGGGGACGAAGCTGAGTTTAAGCAATTTATCGATTCGTCATTTGCCAAGATAAAACAAAAAAACATCGCAAACCTTATTATTGATTTAAGAAACAATGCTGGTGGTAATGATTCGCACAGTGATTACCTAGTGTCTTATCTCGCCGACAAACCGTTTAAATGGCATGCCAATTTTCATCTTAAAACCAGTAAATTGTTGAAGCAAGACACGCGAAAAAATAGGGATCTTACAAATCCCTATTGGCAAGCAATAATGGCCCATGAGGATGGCAGCCGCTTTGAATATGTTGTAGATAGCTATCAACCTCAAAGCGAACAAAAACGATTCACAGGTCAAGCCTACGTATTGATTAATCGCCAATCGCATTCACAAGCAGCGGTTACTGCGGCGCAGATTCAAGATTATGGTTGGGCAACATTGGTCGGTGAGGAAACAGGTGATTATCCAAGTTTGTATGCTTCTCAGTTCCACTATACGTTGCCTAAAACGGGCATTTTCGTGAAAATATCAAAAGGATTTATCGTTCGAGTAAATGGTAGCAGTAAACAACAAGGCGTCATTGCCGATATTGTCATAAAAGACCATTTACTTGATGACAATGATGAGATTCTCGATACCTTGCTAAAGAAAATTTCCGCTTCGAAATAA
- a CDS encoding winged helix-turn-helix domain-containing protein, with amino-acid sequence MNSSYIKLNQWLIAIESGDVFYYKSEDSDSNDQAVARLEPKSTMLLLELAHHSNQVISKQQLVEKIWPNQVVTDDALTRCVSRLRKALNDNAKQPSIVETVPKRGYRLIAKEISWHNEKVLAQTNQANPTNQTNLSYANKATLSSTKNTLLIVTALLLAIIMFVWQSTDQVSQGSDSTANASLTEVDKLSEQADNVYSQMTRQGNVTAMALYQRVLTLNPESAKAHAGLANALVQQVIRWSDSATETTSLRLALQQHKTNTEQAISTLERALYLANKSVELADKLPRAYKALGFVYSAQGEFAKAKQNYMRAIELDSDNWQAQINIAEIYEIENQLARAIDYYQQAYATMERVYSTQSAQIQPWHADLGALIGDKYQQLAQPQDAEAWYRRVLNFAPYNERASLGLVSLLNASNRQQEAKRMCEKFVEHIGKPVCPPTS; translated from the coding sequence ATGAATAGTTCTTATATTAAATTAAATCAATGGCTTATTGCGATTGAGTCAGGTGATGTATTTTACTATAAGAGTGAAGATAGTGACTCTAATGATCAGGCCGTAGCTCGTCTAGAACCGAAATCGACCATGCTGCTTCTTGAATTAGCTCATCATTCGAATCAGGTCATTAGCAAACAACAGTTGGTGGAAAAGATATGGCCTAATCAAGTGGTTACCGATGATGCCTTAACCCGATGCGTTTCCCGTTTACGTAAAGCGCTTAATGATAACGCTAAGCAGCCAAGCATCGTTGAAACGGTTCCCAAAAGAGGCTATCGACTGATCGCAAAAGAGATCAGTTGGCACAATGAAAAAGTCTTGGCACAAACAAATCAAGCTAATCCAACCAATCAAACGAACCTGTCTTATGCAAACAAAGCGACCTTATCGTCGACTAAAAACACATTGCTCATTGTAACGGCATTGCTGTTGGCGATTATTATGTTTGTCTGGCAAAGCACCGATCAGGTTAGCCAAGGTTCAGATTCAACAGCTAACGCTTCGTTAACGGAAGTGGATAAGTTAAGCGAACAAGCCGATAACGTATACTCGCAAATGACCCGCCAAGGCAATGTGACGGCAATGGCGTTATATCAGCGGGTGCTTACCCTTAATCCAGAGTCTGCCAAAGCCCATGCTGGACTGGCCAATGCCTTGGTGCAACAAGTGATTCGATGGTCAGATTCAGCCACCGAAACCACATCGTTACGTCTTGCTCTACAACAACATAAAACCAACACAGAGCAGGCAATATCGACCTTAGAGCGAGCATTGTATTTAGCCAATAAGTCAGTAGAGCTGGCGGATAAATTGCCACGAGCCTATAAAGCGCTTGGCTTCGTCTATTCTGCGCAAGGTGAATTTGCTAAAGCAAAACAAAACTACATGCGGGCAATCGAGTTGGACTCGGATAATTGGCAAGCACAAATTAATATTGCTGAGATATACGAAATTGAAAATCAGTTAGCGCGTGCAATAGATTACTATCAACAAGCGTACGCAACGATGGAGCGAGTATACTCTACACAATCTGCGCAAATACAGCCTTGGCATGCGGATTTAGGCGCCTTAATTGGTGATAAATACCAACAACTGGCACAGCCACAAGATGCCGAGGCGTGGTATCGACGAGTATTGAATTTTGCCCCTTATAATGAGCGCGCATCACTCGGTTTAGTTAGCTTACTAAACGCATCAAATAGACAGCAAGAAGCCAAGCGAATGTGTGAAAAATTTGTCGAGCACATCGGCAAGCCTGTTTGCCCACCGACATCGTAA
- a CDS encoding carbohydrate-binding protein produces MRKNQIFLTLSVTALLSLTACGDGDADDNVERTLFAVGDIFEGKEDGDPVTGDVSRNDLGDGLSFAVPEGAAMANGVLEFNSDGTFVYTANPDFSGEDSITYTVTQEGTGETDSAQLTFLIESDFETLAEYGWNLVWADEFDGEALNDSVWAGENTSMADGQLAIAAQQDMPSSLKTIAGISSGRVEASIMVPEGTDVMAVFGLMPINDMYDGYNALTALKSHGNGFIAGAHYGLGLTSGVEFNGDSVSAAKEDFQNYAIEWDESQIRWYINGVHVHTVNPLNTWAYNMAGDDVVVDNDGPFNQELQVVLKLDAAAESDAQLLVDYVKVWSCDPSVEASVENCASNVKSAISKAASDRIESVETVVTEIFNDGFYDKKDVKVSDLEALTWHHTDVVTELSIGNFNSPTIEMVETEGEHNLVIDVSHPEGDANIGILTPGVELVGHNAVLSFDLYIDSANTTTETLDIRMETGWPYMGMFVWNVADLALDTWVTYEIPVSDFVASPFLAPDWLTWIPGVGEGDPLPLDTANIGALLVIEFHGGVHFQLDNVQVSCVSNESCFQAPLAEQEVESTGPAGIRYEAENWDAAGDVATEDTQDEDGGQNVGWIDAGDFLEYTITAPGDGTYYVDYRLASQGGSDGFEFSIDGVVVDTQEVADTGGWQNWATQSSAEFDLTAGEHIARFDFVGGAININWFELFAPPFEILVEAENWQAAGDVATEDTADEGGGQNVGWIDGGDFLEYTVNIPADGTYFITYRLASQGGSDGFETSIGGVVVDTQEVADTGGWQNWVSQTAAVDLVAGEQTLRLDFVGGAINLNWIKITN; encoded by the coding sequence ATGAGAAAAAACCAAATTTTTCTCACATTGTCGGTGACAGCTTTGTTGTCTCTTACGGCATGTGGAGATGGGGATGCAGATGATAATGTCGAACGCACATTGTTTGCTGTGGGCGACATCTTTGAGGGTAAAGAAGATGGCGATCCGGTAACAGGGGATGTCAGCAGGAACGATCTAGGTGACGGACTTAGCTTTGCCGTGCCAGAAGGTGCGGCGATGGCAAATGGTGTCCTGGAATTTAACAGTGACGGTACATTTGTTTATACAGCAAATCCTGATTTTAGTGGTGAAGACAGCATTACCTATACGGTAACTCAAGAAGGCACTGGCGAAACCGATAGCGCCCAGCTTACTTTCCTTATTGAGAGTGATTTTGAAACGCTAGCTGAGTATGGCTGGAATTTGGTTTGGGCAGATGAATTTGATGGTGAAGCATTAAATGACAGTGTTTGGGCAGGTGAAAACACCAGCATGGCTGATGGTCAGCTAGCAATAGCAGCGCAACAAGATATGCCGTCGTCACTTAAAACCATTGCCGGTATTTCATCTGGTCGTGTTGAAGCCAGCATCATGGTACCAGAAGGCACTGATGTCATGGCGGTATTCGGCTTAATGCCAATCAATGATATGTATGATGGCTACAATGCATTAACGGCATTGAAGAGTCACGGCAACGGCTTTATCGCCGGTGCTCATTATGGTCTTGGCTTAACCAGCGGTGTTGAGTTTAACGGTGACAGTGTTTCTGCTGCCAAAGAAGATTTTCAAAATTACGCCATCGAATGGGACGAGAGCCAAATTCGTTGGTACATCAATGGCGTTCACGTTCACACGGTTAATCCATTAAACACCTGGGCATACAATATGGCCGGTGATGATGTTGTCGTTGACAACGACGGTCCTTTCAACCAAGAACTTCAGGTTGTTTTAAAACTTGATGCAGCCGCTGAAAGCGATGCGCAATTGCTGGTTGATTACGTCAAGGTTTGGTCTTGTGACCCAAGCGTAGAAGCCAGTGTTGAAAACTGTGCGTCTAATGTTAAATCGGCAATCAGCAAAGCAGCGTCCGATCGAATTGAGTCTGTTGAAACGGTTGTAACCGAGATTTTTAATGACGGTTTCTATGATAAAAAAGACGTCAAAGTATCAGACCTAGAAGCGCTTACATGGCACCACACCGACGTTGTTACTGAATTATCAATTGGTAACTTTAACTCGCCGACAATCGAGATGGTTGAAACAGAAGGCGAGCACAATCTTGTTATTGATGTTAGCCATCCTGAAGGTGATGCCAATATCGGAATTCTGACACCAGGTGTTGAATTGGTTGGTCACAATGCAGTATTGAGCTTTGATTTATACATCGATAGCGCCAATACCACGACCGAAACCCTAGATATTCGCATGGAGACAGGCTGGCCTTATATGGGCATGTTTGTCTGGAATGTTGCCGACTTAGCGCTTGATACCTGGGTAACCTATGAAATCCCAGTAAGTGACTTTGTCGCGAGCCCCTTTCTTGCGCCAGACTGGTTAACTTGGATCCCTGGTGTTGGTGAAGGTGACCCTCTGCCATTAGACACCGCTAATATTGGTGCCTTACTCGTTATTGAATTTCACGGTGGAGTACATTTCCAACTTGATAACGTTCAAGTTAGCTGTGTTTCAAACGAAAGTTGTTTCCAAGCGCCTCTAGCAGAACAAGAAGTTGAATCTACGGGCCCAGCAGGTATTCGCTACGAAGCTGAAAATTGGGATGCCGCGGGTGATGTCGCGACCGAAGATACTCAAGATGAGGACGGTGGTCAAAACGTTGGCTGGATTGATGCTGGCGATTTCCTTGAATACACCATAACCGCGCCTGGTGATGGTACTTACTATGTTGATTATCGTCTTGCCAGCCAAGGTGGTAGCGACGGTTTTGAATTCTCAATTGATGGCGTTGTGGTTGATACACAAGAAGTTGCCGATACCGGTGGCTGGCAAAACTGGGCAACTCAATCGTCTGCTGAATTTGATTTGACTGCAGGCGAGCATATTGCTCGATTCGACTTTGTCGGCGGTGCTATCAACATCAACTGGTTTGAGCTATTCGCGCCACCATTTGAGATCTTAGTTGAAGCTGAAAATTGGCAAGCTGCGGGTGACGTTGCTACCGAAGATACGGCAGACGAAGGCGGCGGACAAAATGTTGGTTGGATTGATGGCGGTGACTTCTTGGAGTACACGGTAAATATCCCAGCTGACGGTACCTATTTTATTACATATCGACTAGCCAGTCAGGGTGGTAGCGATGGCTTTGAAACCTCAATTGGTGGTGTTGTAGTAGATACACAAGAAGTTGCCGATACCGGCGGCTGGCAAAACTGGGTATCTCAAACTGCAGCGGTAGATTTGGTTGCTGGAGAGCAAACTCTACGCCTTGATTTTGTTGGCGGCGCAATCAATCTCAACTGGATAAAAATAACAAACTAA